One region of Gilliamella sp. ESL0405 genomic DNA includes:
- the rlmE gene encoding 23S rRNA (uridine(2552)-2'-O)-methyltransferase RlmE, which translates to MSNKKRSASSTRWLNEHFKDRFVQQAQKKGLRSRAWFKLEEIQKSDKLFKPGITVVDLGAAPGGWSQYVASLIGNKGRIIACDLLPMDPIVGVDFLQGDFRDEAVLNALLERVGEDKVQVVMSDMAPNMSGQPAVDIPRAMYLVELALDMCRDVLAPNGNFIVKVFQGEGFEEYLKAVRSLFKTVKIRKPEASRARSREVYIVAMGMK; encoded by the coding sequence GTGAGTAACAAAAAACGCTCAGCTAGCTCGACGCGTTGGCTTAATGAACATTTTAAAGATCGCTTTGTGCAACAAGCACAAAAAAAAGGTCTACGATCGCGAGCTTGGTTCAAATTAGAAGAAATTCAAAAAAGTGACAAACTATTTAAACCCGGTATTACCGTTGTCGATTTAGGCGCGGCGCCTGGGGGTTGGTCACAATATGTCGCATCACTTATCGGCAATAAAGGCCGGATCATCGCTTGTGATTTGCTCCCAATGGATCCTATTGTTGGGGTAGATTTCCTGCAAGGTGACTTTCGAGATGAAGCTGTGCTCAATGCACTCCTCGAGCGTGTTGGAGAAGACAAAGTGCAAGTGGTTATGTCCGACATGGCGCCTAATATGAGTGGACAACCGGCGGTTGACATTCCTAGAGCCATGTACTTAGTTGAACTGGCATTAGATATGTGCCGAGATGTTCTGGCACCGAATGGCAATTTTATTGTGAAAGTCTTTCAAGGCGAAGGATTTGAAGAGTATCTTAAAGCAGTAAGATCACTTTTTAAAACGGTCAAAATACGCAAACCGGAAGCTTCACGTGCAAGGTCAAGAGAAGTTTATATTGTTGCTATGGGGATGAAGTAG